The following coding sequences lie in one Variovorax terrae genomic window:
- a CDS encoding UDP-N-acetylglucosamine 1-carboxyvinyltransferase — protein MSNLIVHGGTPLRGRIVPSANKNAVLPVLCATLLSREPLRLHGVPDITDVRKILDIFRTLGSEVRLDPATGTLDLHHRDTVFDAARHRLPEEMRSSIMLVPPLLARFGIARLEDNVKGCTLGVREIDPHVEVFRHFGGAVERVDGSLLVRRAGRLTPTDHWLDYASVTTTENFVLCAVAADGISTLTNAASEPHVQEFCRFMETLGVRIDGIGTSRLTVHGGSTPGGGEFRFAEDFHEITTFLALGAITGGDVAVRNSAPEQFPLIDRTFAKFGVQVTHQDGWSRASCPDRLKVQTPFTSNVLTKVEAAPWPYFPVDLLPIFIALGVRAEGNAMFWNKVYDGALGWTGELSKFGAHVFSSDPHRLVTFGGNPLTPAVVESPYIIRVAIALFMVAASIDGRSEIRNATPIRRAHPRFVENLRSLGVRVEWTSEE, from the coding sequence ATGTCCAACCTCATCGTCCACGGCGGCACGCCGCTGCGCGGCCGCATCGTGCCGTCGGCCAACAAGAACGCGGTGCTGCCGGTGCTCTGTGCCACGCTGCTCAGCCGCGAGCCGCTGCGCCTGCACGGCGTGCCCGACATCACCGACGTGCGCAAGATCCTCGACATCTTCCGCACCCTGGGCAGCGAGGTGCGGCTCGACCCCGCCACCGGCACGCTGGACCTGCACCACCGCGACACCGTGTTCGACGCCGCGCGGCACCGGCTGCCCGAAGAGATGCGCTCCTCGATCATGCTGGTGCCGCCGCTGCTGGCGCGCTTCGGCATCGCGCGGCTGGAGGACAACGTGAAGGGCTGCACCCTGGGCGTGCGCGAGATCGATCCGCATGTGGAGGTGTTCCGCCATTTCGGCGGCGCGGTCGAGCGCGTGGACGGCTCGCTGCTGGTGCGCCGCGCCGGTCGCCTGACGCCGACCGACCACTGGCTGGACTACGCCTCGGTCACCACCACCGAGAATTTCGTGCTGTGCGCGGTGGCCGCGGACGGCATCTCGACCCTGACCAATGCCGCCTCGGAGCCGCATGTGCAGGAGTTCTGCCGCTTCATGGAGACGCTCGGCGTGCGCATCGACGGCATCGGCACCTCGCGCCTGACGGTGCATGGCGGCAGCACGCCCGGCGGCGGCGAATTCCGCTTCGCCGAGGATTTCCACGAGATCACCACCTTCCTGGCGCTGGGCGCCATCACCGGCGGCGACGTCGCGGTGCGCAACAGCGCGCCCGAGCAGTTCCCGCTGATCGACCGCACCTTCGCCAAGTTCGGCGTGCAGGTCACGCACCAGGACGGCTGGTCGCGCGCGAGCTGCCCGGACCGGCTCAAGGTGCAGACGCCGTTCACCAGCAATGTGCTGACCAAGGTCGAGGCCGCGCCCTGGCCTTACTTTCCGGTGGACCTGCTGCCCATCTTCATCGCTTTGGGCGTGCGGGCCGAGGGCAATGCGATGTTCTGGAACAAGGTCTACGACGGCGCCCTGGGCTGGACCGGCGAGCTGTCGAAGTTCGGCGCCCATGTGTTCTCGTCCGACCCGCACCGGCTCGTCACCTTCGGCGGCAACCCGCTGACGCCCGCGGTGGTGGAGAGCCCCTACATCATCCGCGTGGCGATCGCGCTGTTCATGGTGGCGGCCAGCATCGACGGCCGCTCCGAGATCCGCAATGCCACGCCGATCCGGCGCGCCCATCCGCGCTTCGTCGAGAACCTGCGCAGCCTCGGCGTGCGGGTGGAGTGGACCAGCGAGGAGTGA
- a CDS encoding YdcF family protein encodes METAELKPLLSALVLPPAGPLLLALFGLLVLRRRPGKVLAAASLVLLWLLSCNAVAILLSQGLLPQVAPLSAASLAARPVQAIVVLGGGVEPEAPEYGEAQLAGASAARLRYGVWLARQAQRPLAFAGGVGWGNAGTAAPSEGEVARRTALQDSGVTLRWVDEQSRDTAENAAHMKALLQREGIERIALVTHAWHMPRALQAFERAGFQVTPAPMGYITPQGRPLLEWLPSAQGLWSSRQVLHEWLGLQVARL; translated from the coding sequence ATGGAAACCGCCGAACTCAAGCCCCTGCTCAGCGCCCTGGTGCTGCCGCCGGCCGGGCCGCTGCTCTTGGCCCTGTTCGGCCTGCTGGTGCTGCGCCGGCGGCCTGGCAAGGTGCTGGCCGCGGCCTCGCTGGTCCTGCTCTGGCTGCTGAGCTGTAACGCCGTGGCCATCCTCTTGTCGCAGGGGCTGCTGCCGCAGGTCGCGCCCCTGTCGGCGGCCAGCCTGGCGGCCCGCCCGGTGCAGGCCATCGTGGTGCTCGGCGGCGGCGTGGAGCCCGAGGCGCCCGAGTACGGCGAGGCCCAGCTCGCGGGCGCCAGCGCGGCGCGGCTGCGCTACGGCGTCTGGCTGGCGCGGCAGGCGCAGCGGCCGCTGGCCTTTGCCGGCGGCGTGGGCTGGGGCAATGCCGGCACCGCCGCGCCGTCCGAGGGCGAGGTGGCGCGCCGCACGGCCCTGCAGGACTCTGGCGTCACGCTGCGCTGGGTCGATGAGCAGTCGCGCGACACCGCCGAGAACGCCGCGCACATGAAAGCCCTGCTGCAGCGAGAAGGCATCGAGCGCATCGCCCTGGTGACCCATGCCTGGCACATGCCGCGGGCGCTGCAGGCCTTCGAGCGCGCGGGCTTCCAGGTCACGCCCGCGCCCATGGGCTACATCACGCCGCAGGGCCGCCCGCTGCTCGAATGGCTGCCCTCGGCGCAGGGCCTGTGGTCGTCGCGCCAGGTGCTGCACGAGTGGCTGGGGCTGCAGGTCGCCCGTCTCTGA
- a CDS encoding acyl-CoA dehydrogenase — MKATFNWEDPFLLSQQLSDDERAVQEAAHAFCQEKLQPRVLMAARHETFDREIMNEFGAMGFLGSTIQGHGCAGLNYVSYGLVAREVERVDSGYRSAMSVQSSLVMHPINEYGSEAQRQKYLPKLATGEWVGCFGLTEPNHGSDPAGMVTRAKAVDGGHLLRGAKMWITNAPIADVFVVWAKLEGEGDGQSAIRGFILEKGMKGLSAPKIEGKMSLRASITGEIVMDEVFVPESQLLPNVAGLKGPFGCLNKARYGIAWGALGAAEDCWHRARQYTLDRTQFGRPLAQNQLIQKKLADMQTEIALGLQGCLRVGRLMDEGRAAPEMVSLIKRNSCGKALDVARMARDMHGGNGIHDEYHVIRHMINLETVNTYEGTHDVHALILGRAQTGLQAFY; from the coding sequence ATGAAGGCCACATTCAACTGGGAAGACCCGTTCCTGCTGTCGCAGCAGCTCAGCGACGACGAGCGCGCCGTCCAGGAGGCGGCGCACGCCTTCTGCCAGGAAAAGCTGCAGCCCCGGGTGCTGATGGCCGCGCGCCACGAAACGTTCGACCGCGAGATCATGAACGAGTTCGGCGCCATGGGCTTTCTCGGCTCCACGATCCAGGGCCACGGCTGCGCCGGCCTCAACTACGTGAGCTACGGCCTGGTGGCGCGCGAGGTCGAGCGCGTGGACAGCGGCTACCGCAGCGCCATGAGCGTGCAGAGTTCGCTGGTCATGCACCCGATCAACGAGTACGGCAGCGAGGCGCAGCGCCAGAAGTACCTGCCCAAACTGGCCACCGGCGAATGGGTGGGCTGCTTCGGCCTGACCGAGCCCAACCACGGCTCCGACCCGGCCGGCATGGTCACGCGCGCCAAGGCGGTGGACGGCGGCCATCTCCTCAGGGGCGCCAAGATGTGGATCACCAACGCGCCGATTGCCGACGTGTTCGTGGTCTGGGCCAAGCTCGAGGGCGAAGGCGACGGCCAGAGCGCGATCCGCGGCTTCATCCTCGAGAAGGGCATGAAGGGCCTCTCGGCTCCCAAGATCGAGGGCAAGATGAGCCTGCGCGCCAGCATCACCGGCGAGATCGTGATGGACGAGGTGTTCGTGCCCGAAAGCCAGCTGCTGCCCAACGTGGCCGGCCTCAAGGGGCCGTTCGGCTGCCTCAACAAGGCGCGCTACGGCATCGCCTGGGGCGCGCTGGGCGCGGCCGAGGACTGCTGGCACCGCGCGCGCCAGTACACGCTGGACCGCACCCAGTTCGGCCGCCCGCTGGCGCAGAACCAGCTGATCCAGAAGAAGCTGGCCGACATGCAGACCGAGATCGCGCTGGGCCTGCAGGGCTGCCTGCGCGTGGGCCGGCTGATGGACGAGGGCCGGGCCGCGCCCGAGATGGTGTCGCTGATCAAGCGCAACAGCTGCGGCAAGGCGCTGGACGTGGCCCGCATGGCGCGCGACATGCATGGCGGCAACGGCATCCACGACGAATACCACGTGATCCGCCACATGATCAATCTCGAGACGGTCAACACCTACGAGGGCACGCACGACGTGCATGCGCTGATCCTGGGCCGGGCGCAAACCGGTTTGCAGGCGTTTTATTGA
- a CDS encoding LysR substrate-binding domain-containing protein, with translation MEFRHLRYFLVLAEELHFGRAAQRLAITQPPLSLNIQQLEASVGAQLFTRSSKAVQLTAAGRAFVPQARGLLDQAQQAARHARDVSQGLAGSLQVGFAGTMLYRGLPQLLKRFQARHPKLRLTLRELSSSDQLIELAQERLDLGFVHTTRVPPGLSQILVARQPFVACLPAGHPLARRRTLSLHQLQGEPFAVVSRAVSADYHERILALCTEAGFAPEIRSELRHWLSVVSLVSQGLGVALVPAALRQSALPGAAFVPLDAATGVYETYCLWKTARDHAAMGAFLDAVRSAAKRLQSPHAD, from the coding sequence ATGGAATTTCGCCACCTGCGCTACTTCCTGGTGCTGGCCGAGGAGCTGCACTTCGGCCGCGCCGCCCAGCGGCTGGCGATCACCCAGCCTCCGCTGTCGCTGAACATCCAGCAGCTCGAAGCCTCGGTCGGCGCCCAACTGTTCACGCGCAGCAGCAAGGCGGTGCAGCTCACGGCCGCGGGCCGGGCCTTCGTGCCGCAGGCGCGCGGCCTGCTCGACCAGGCGCAGCAGGCCGCGCGCCACGCGCGCGACGTGTCGCAGGGGCTGGCCGGCAGCCTGCAGGTGGGCTTTGCCGGCACCATGCTGTACCGCGGCCTGCCGCAGCTGCTCAAGCGCTTCCAGGCCCGGCATCCGAAGCTGCGGCTCACGCTCAGGGAGCTCAGCTCCAGCGACCAGCTGATCGAGCTGGCCCAGGAGCGGCTGGACCTGGGCTTCGTGCACACCACGCGGGTGCCGCCCGGCCTGTCGCAGATCCTGGTGGCCCGCCAGCCCTTCGTGGCCTGCCTGCCGGCCGGGCACCCGCTGGCGCGCCGGCGCACGCTCTCGCTGCATCAGCTGCAGGGCGAGCCGTTCGCCGTGGTGTCGCGCGCGGTGTCGGCCGACTACCATGAGCGCATCCTGGCCCTGTGCACCGAAGCCGGCTTCGCGCCCGAGATCCGCAGCGAGCTGCGGCACTGGCTCAGCGTGGTGTCGCTGGTCTCGCAGGGGCTGGGCGTGGCGCTGGTGCCGGCCGCGCTGCGGCAGTCGGCGCTGCCGGGGGCGGCCTTCGTGCCGCTGGACGCGGCCACCGGCGTCTACGAAACCTACTGCCTGTGGAAGACCGCGCGCGACCATGCCGCCATGGGTGCCTTCCTCGACGCGGTGCGCTCCGCCGCGAAGCGGCTACAGTCGCCCCATGCCGATTGA
- the msrA gene encoding peptide-methionine (S)-S-oxide reductase MsrA, protein MSETQTIVLGGGCFWCTEAVYVGVRGVTDVESGYCNGATPRPSYEQVCGGATGHVEVVKLDYDPAVISLRDILEIFFVIHDPTTLNRQGNDVGTQYRSGIYTTTPEQKQVADDMIRQMSQDKLFGQPIVTEVLPLTNYWPAEDYHQDYFAHHPNQGYCAFVVGPKVEKFRKTFAAFVKD, encoded by the coding sequence ATGAGCGAGACGCAAACCATTGTGCTGGGCGGGGGCTGCTTCTGGTGCACCGAGGCCGTGTACGTGGGCGTGCGCGGCGTGACCGACGTGGAAAGCGGCTACTGCAACGGCGCCACCCCGCGGCCCAGCTATGAGCAGGTCTGCGGCGGCGCAACCGGCCATGTGGAAGTGGTCAAGCTCGACTACGACCCGGCCGTCATCAGCCTGCGCGACATCCTCGAGATCTTCTTCGTGATCCACGATCCGACCACGCTCAACCGGCAGGGCAACGATGTCGGCACGCAGTACCGCAGCGGCATCTACACCACCACGCCCGAGCAGAAGCAGGTGGCCGACGACATGATCCGCCAGATGAGCCAGGACAAGCTGTTCGGCCAGCCGATCGTGACCGAGGTGCTGCCGCTCACCAACTACTGGCCGGCCGAGGACTACCACCAGGATTACTTCGCCCATCACCCCAACCAGGGCTACTGTGCCTTCGTGGTCGGCCCCAAGGTCGAAAAATTCCGCAAGACCTTCGCCGCCTTCGTGAAAGATTGA
- a CDS encoding TonB-dependent receptor, with translation MKKTFHRGAVGAAALALGSAAALAQTAPDTAAAPSLKEVTVTGNPLGTADLIAPAIQYSGTGLLLRSQTTLGETLDGTPGVSSTYFGPNASRPVIRGLDGDRIRILNNGGGALDASGLSYDHAVTADPLTIERVEVLRGPGALQYGGSAVGGAVNVIDNRIPREPQFDAKGGVAGKADLGFATGNSEKGGGFLVETGTDRYALHADVFDRSTSDVRVPLSLSCTQGGVTSFGNRICNSASNTRGGALGGSIFFDQGYLGASVSTYRNNYGTVAEDEATIRMRSNRYALEGELRGLGGFFQSVKGQFSHTDYQHTEFDAGDPKTTFKNKGDELRIEARQAKFGQLEGMIGLQVDNTNFSADGAEAFAPYSRTRQTALFAYEELGLSWGRLSFGTRVERVSVSSAGNPDIARFFVGSRDFTPVSYALGALVNLSRGWQATSNLAYTERAPKDYELFANGPHGATGTYEVGNPAFDKERSVNLDAGVKWKSGADSFALSAFVNNFKNYISLESTGNTRDTAGNGAGGVGVTDCGDGTSVQSGCTAGVLPEYAYQQVRARFTGLEASGTKRLLDGASTLDLELRGDLVRATNLDTNQPLPRIAPQRVGATLIWGQGPWGARLGFNHAARQDRVPTGQLPTDGYTLWNAALTYRMKAGVSNLLWYARLDNIGNQLAYSATSILTQTVPGRAPLPGRSLKVGLQASF, from the coding sequence ATGAAAAAAACCTTTCACCGCGGCGCCGTGGGCGCTGCCGCCCTGGCGCTGGGCAGCGCGGCCGCGCTGGCCCAGACCGCTCCCGACACCGCCGCCGCACCGAGCCTCAAGGAGGTCACCGTCACCGGCAACCCGCTGGGCACGGCCGACCTGATCGCGCCCGCCATCCAGTACTCGGGCACCGGCCTGCTGCTGCGCTCCCAGACCACCTTGGGCGAAACGCTGGACGGCACGCCCGGCGTCAGCAGCACCTACTTCGGGCCCAACGCCAGCCGGCCCGTGATCCGCGGCCTGGACGGCGACCGCATCCGCATCCTGAACAACGGCGGCGGCGCGCTGGACGCCTCCGGCCTGAGCTATGACCACGCCGTGACGGCCGATCCGCTGACCATCGAGCGCGTGGAAGTGCTGCGCGGCCCGGGCGCGCTGCAGTACGGCGGCAGCGCCGTGGGCGGCGCGGTCAACGTGATCGACAACCGCATCCCGCGCGAGCCGCAGTTCGACGCCAAGGGCGGCGTCGCAGGCAAGGCCGACCTCGGCTTTGCCACCGGCAACAGCGAGAAGGGCGGCGGCTTCCTGGTCGAGACCGGCACCGACCGCTATGCGCTGCATGCCGACGTGTTCGACCGCAGCACCAGCGACGTGCGCGTGCCGCTCTCGCTGAGCTGCACCCAGGGCGGCGTGACGAGCTTCGGCAACCGCATCTGCAACTCGGCCAGCAACACGCGCGGCGGCGCCCTGGGCGGCTCGATCTTCTTCGACCAGGGCTACCTGGGCGCGTCCGTCAGCACCTACCGCAACAACTACGGCACGGTGGCCGAGGACGAGGCCACGATCCGCATGCGCTCCAACCGCTATGCGCTGGAAGGCGAGCTGCGCGGCCTGGGGGGCTTCTTCCAGTCGGTCAAGGGGCAGTTCAGCCACACCGACTACCAGCACACCGAGTTCGACGCGGGCGATCCCAAGACCACCTTCAAGAACAAGGGCGACGAGCTGCGCATCGAGGCGCGCCAGGCGAAGTTTGGCCAGCTCGAAGGCATGATCGGCCTGCAGGTCGACAACACCAACTTCTCGGCCGACGGCGCCGAGGCTTTCGCGCCGTACAGCCGCACCCGCCAGACCGCGTTGTTCGCCTATGAGGAGCTGGGCCTGTCCTGGGGCCGCCTGAGCTTCGGCACGCGGGTGGAGCGGGTCTCGGTGAGCTCCGCGGGCAACCCCGACATCGCGCGCTTCTTCGTCGGCAGCCGCGATTTCACGCCCGTGAGCTACGCGCTCGGCGCCCTGGTCAACCTGAGCAGAGGCTGGCAGGCCACCTCCAACCTGGCCTACACCGAGCGCGCGCCCAAGGACTACGAGCTGTTTGCCAACGGCCCGCACGGCGCCACCGGCACCTACGAAGTGGGCAACCCGGCGTTCGACAAGGAGCGTTCGGTCAACCTGGATGCCGGCGTCAAGTGGAAGAGCGGGGCCGACAGCTTTGCGCTCAGCGCCTTCGTCAACAACTTCAAGAACTACATCTCGCTGGAGTCCACCGGCAACACCCGCGACACGGCCGGCAACGGCGCTGGCGGCGTGGGCGTCACCGACTGCGGCGACGGCACCTCGGTGCAGTCGGGCTGCACGGCCGGCGTGCTGCCCGAGTACGCCTACCAGCAGGTGCGCGCGCGCTTCACCGGGCTGGAGGCCAGCGGCACCAAGCGCCTGCTCGACGGGGCCTCCACGCTCGACCTGGAGCTGCGTGGCGACCTGGTGCGCGCCACCAACCTCGACACCAACCAGCCGCTGCCGCGCATCGCGCCTCAGCGCGTCGGCGCCACGCTGATCTGGGGCCAGGGGCCGTGGGGCGCGCGGCTGGGCTTCAACCATGCGGCGCGCCAGGACCGCGTGCCCACGGGCCAGTTGCCGACCGACGGCTACACGCTGTGGAACGCGGCCCTGACCTACCGCATGAAGGCCGGCGTCTCCAACCTGCTGTGGTATGCGCGGCTCGACAACATCGGCAACCAGCTCGCCTATTCGGCCACCTCCATCCTCACGCAGACCGTGCCGGGGCGCGCGCCGCTGCCGGGGCGCAGCCTGAAGGTGGGCCTGCAGGCCAGCTTCTAG
- a CDS encoding AEC family transporter, which produces MNHPVLSSLLPVVLLIAIGFIAGQRQWIRTSAVKDLSNLVFVVLAPALLFRTMSTVHVEQLDFKPVTAYFVAAGLIFFGTLVLRGFSRTAAVLALASTFSNTVMIGIPLIGFAYGDAGLVTLFTLISLHSLVMLTLATVVLELAVMRESAADGQRAQRHMAATVALAVRNAIFHPVPLPILAGLLFAQTGLVLPAAVDRPLQLLGTAFGPLALVLVGVTLAQTAVGTHVRGALALAAAKNLLHPLLVALLGWALGLGGLPFAVMIVAASLPIGANVFLFSQRYAVAEDLVTAGVAMSTVLALATVSLVMALAGRLG; this is translated from the coding sequence GTGAACCACCCCGTCCTCTCCTCCCTGCTGCCCGTCGTTCTCCTCATTGCTATCGGTTTCATAGCAGGCCAGCGCCAATGGATCAGGACTTCCGCGGTCAAGGACCTGTCCAACCTGGTGTTCGTGGTGCTGGCGCCGGCCCTGCTGTTCCGCACCATGAGCACGGTGCACGTGGAGCAGCTCGATTTCAAGCCGGTGACGGCCTACTTCGTGGCGGCCGGGCTGATCTTCTTCGGCACCCTGGTCCTGCGCGGCTTCAGCCGCACCGCGGCGGTGCTGGCGCTGGCCAGTACCTTCAGCAACACCGTGATGATCGGCATTCCGCTGATCGGCTTCGCCTACGGCGATGCCGGGCTGGTGACCCTGTTCACGCTGATCTCGCTGCACTCGCTGGTGATGCTGACCCTGGCCACGGTGGTGCTGGAGCTGGCGGTGATGCGCGAAAGCGCCGCCGACGGCCAGCGCGCCCAGCGCCACATGGCCGCCACCGTGGCGCTGGCCGTGCGCAATGCGATCTTCCATCCGGTGCCGCTGCCCATCCTCGCGGGGCTGCTGTTCGCGCAGACCGGCCTCGTGCTGCCGGCCGCGGTGGACCGGCCGCTGCAGCTCCTGGGCACGGCGTTTGGCCCGCTGGCCCTGGTGCTGGTCGGGGTCACGCTGGCCCAGACGGCGGTGGGCACCCATGTGCGAGGTGCGCTGGCGCTGGCCGCGGCCAAGAATCTGCTGCACCCGCTGCTGGTGGCGCTGCTCGGCTGGGCGCTGGGCCTGGGCGGCCTGCCGTTCGCCGTGATGATCGTGGCCGCCTCGCTGCCGATCGGCGCCAATGTGTTCCTGTTCTCGCAGCGCTACGCGGTGGCCGAAGACCTGGTGACCGCCGGCGTGGCGATGTCCACCGTGCTGGCGCTGGCCACGGTGTCGCTGGTCATGGCGCTGGCGGGGCGGCTGGGCTGA
- a CDS encoding alpha/beta hydrolase: MKTALRCWRLCLFLLLSGLLLPLRAQTAPQVVDIPTRPGVTQRFVYLTPGQPRAAVILLAGGHGGLQIFPNGSFKWGEGNFLVRTRALFEQQGLAVAVVDAPSDRQTAPFLSGFRQTPEHVADLKAVIAWLRVKTGVPVWLVGTSRGTQSAAWAATQLPRADGGPDGLVLTSTILTDPHGRAVPAMPLERVAVPVLVVHHQQDGCALCAFSEMPRLMDKLTGTPRKELIAVSGGTSQGDPCEARAYHGYNGVEAEVVGRIAAWITAP; the protein is encoded by the coding sequence ATGAAAACTGCCTTGCGCTGCTGGCGTCTGTGCCTGTTCCTGCTGCTGTCCGGCCTGCTGCTGCCGCTGCGGGCGCAGACCGCGCCGCAGGTGGTCGACATCCCGACCCGCCCCGGCGTGACGCAGCGCTTCGTCTACCTCACGCCGGGCCAGCCGCGCGCCGCGGTGATCCTGCTGGCGGGCGGCCATGGCGGGCTGCAGATCTTTCCCAACGGCAGCTTCAAGTGGGGCGAGGGCAACTTCCTGGTGCGCACGCGCGCGCTGTTCGAGCAGCAGGGCCTGGCTGTGGCGGTGGTGGACGCGCCTTCGGACCGGCAGACCGCGCCCTTCCTCAGCGGCTTTCGCCAGACGCCCGAGCATGTAGCCGACCTCAAAGCCGTGATCGCCTGGCTGCGCGTGAAGACCGGCGTGCCGGTCTGGCTGGTGGGCACCAGCCGCGGCACCCAGTCGGCGGCCTGGGCCGCCACCCAGCTGCCGCGCGCCGACGGCGGGCCGGACGGCCTGGTGCTGACCTCCACCATCCTGACCGACCCGCACGGCCGCGCCGTGCCAGCCATGCCGCTGGAGCGCGTGGCCGTGCCGGTGCTGGTGGTGCACCACCAGCAGGATGGCTGCGCGCTGTGCGCCTTCAGCGAGATGCCGCGCCTGATGGACAAGCTCACGGGCACGCCGCGCAAGGAGCTGATCGCGGTCAGCGGCGGCACCAGCCAGGGCGACCCGTGCGAGGCCCGGGCCTACCATGGCTACAACGGGGTGGAGGCCGAGGTGGTGGGCCGCATAGCGGCCTGGATCACAGCGCCTTGA
- the pdxH gene encoding pyridoxamine 5'-phosphate oxidase: MSTNIADLRKSYERAELSEDASHADPLQQFDQWLNEAIRAEVPEPNAMTLATVAGNLRPSTRIVLIKGYDARGIVWYTNYDSRKGRELAGNPFAALQFHWVELERVVRIEGRVQKVDEAESDAYFKSRPLDSRIGAWASPQSQVIAGRSVLVANAAKYAAQYLLNPPRPPHWGGLRLVPDTWEFWQGRKSRLHDRLRYRAEEGGGWQRERLAP, translated from the coding sequence ATGAGCACGAACATCGCCGACCTGCGCAAGAGCTACGAACGGGCCGAACTCAGCGAGGACGCCTCGCACGCCGACCCGCTGCAGCAATTCGACCAGTGGCTCAACGAAGCCATCCGCGCCGAGGTGCCCGAGCCCAACGCCATGACGCTGGCCACCGTGGCCGGCAACCTGCGCCCGAGCACGCGCATCGTGCTGATCAAGGGCTATGACGCGCGCGGCATCGTCTGGTACACCAATTACGACAGCCGCAAGGGCCGCGAACTCGCGGGCAACCCCTTCGCCGCGCTGCAGTTCCACTGGGTCGAACTCGAGCGCGTGGTGCGCATCGAGGGCCGGGTGCAGAAAGTGGACGAGGCCGAGAGCGACGCCTACTTCAAGAGCCGCCCGCTCGACTCGCGCATCGGCGCCTGGGCCAGCCCGCAAAGCCAGGTGATCGCCGGGCGCAGCGTGCTAGTCGCCAATGCGGCGAAGTACGCCGCGCAGTACCTGCTGAACCCGCCGCGCCCGCCGCACTGGGGCGGCCTGCGGCTGGTGCCCGACACCTGGGAGTTCTGGCAGGGCCGCAAGAGCCGGCTGCACGACCGGCTGCGCTACCGCGCCGAAGAGGGCGGCGGCTGGCAGCGCGAGCGGCTGGCGCCCTGA